A part of Pieris napi chromosome 9, ilPieNapi1.2, whole genome shotgun sequence genomic DNA contains:
- the LOC125052275 gene encoding neuroendocrine protein 7B2 isoform X2: MLHLKAILCLISVVGAMGTRPPGSFGGEDRYMLTEAWLHEVVDRMGRDIKDAATSFLDYTPRQRHYSLLNANDDDDQEQNDYESLIDSNPSPSLRDQELVQHSSLWGHQFVTGGAGEGVNRQMIKTDAVLPAYCNPPNPCPVGYNEEQGCIKTFENTAVFSREYQLSQRCMCDGEHMFSCPNEPSDMDIHFPDHKNLVAKKFSNEVENPYLFGERLPIAAKKGFDVHVY; this comes from the exons ATGCTCCACCTAAAGGCTATATTGTGTCTGATAAGCGTCGTCGGAGCCATGGGAACCCGCCCCCCTGGTTCTTTTGGGGGAGAG GACCGCTACATGCTTACCGAAGCGTGGCTACATGAGGTCGTAGACCGCATGGGGAGGGACATCAAAGACGCCGCTACCTCCTTCCTTGATTACACCCCTCGCCAGCGTCACTATAGTCTACTAAACGCCAACGACGACGATGATCAGGAACAGAATGACTACGAGTCTCTTATTGATAGCAACCCTAGTCCCAGCCTGCGCGATCAGGAGCTTGTGCAACACAG TTCTCTCTGGGGCCACCAATTTGTTACTGGTGGCGCTGGTGAAGGTGTCAATCGGCAAATGATTAAAACGGACGCAGTGCTGCCCGCTTATTGCAACCCACCTAATCCCTGCCCTGTTGGTTACAATG AAGAACAGGGCTGCATAAAAACGTTTGAGAACACAGCAGTCTTCAGTCGTGAATACCAACTATCACAGCGATGCATGTGCGATGGTGAACATATGTTCAGCTGCCCCAACGAGCCATCAGACATGGATATCCATTTCCCTGACCATAAGAACCTCGTCGCGAAGAAATTCAGCAACGAA gTGGAGAATCCTTATTTATTTGGTGAACGTCTACCTATAGCTGCGAAAAAGGGATTCGATGTACATGTCTactaa
- the LOC125052275 gene encoding uncharacterized protein LOC125052275 isoform X1, with translation MLHLKAILCLISVVGAMGTRPPGSFGGEDRYMLTEAWLHEVVDRMGRDIKDAATSFLDYTPRQRHYSLLNANDDDDQEQNDYESLIDSNPSPSLRDQELVQHSSLWGHQFVTGGAGEGVNRQMIKTDAVLPAYCNPPNPCPVGYNEEQGCIKTFENTAVFSREYQLSQRCMCDGEHMFSCPNEPSDMDIHFPDHKNLVAKKFSNEVSVSYLIQQLKTFIQYLGELMEARRKYPGCHCAY, from the exons ATGCTCCACCTAAAGGCTATATTGTGTCTGATAAGCGTCGTCGGAGCCATGGGAACCCGCCCCCCTGGTTCTTTTGGGGGAGAG GACCGCTACATGCTTACCGAAGCGTGGCTACATGAGGTCGTAGACCGCATGGGGAGGGACATCAAAGACGCCGCTACCTCCTTCCTTGATTACACCCCTCGCCAGCGTCACTATAGTCTACTAAACGCCAACGACGACGATGATCAGGAACAGAATGACTACGAGTCTCTTATTGATAGCAACCCTAGTCCCAGCCTGCGCGATCAGGAGCTTGTGCAACACAG TTCTCTCTGGGGCCACCAATTTGTTACTGGTGGCGCTGGTGAAGGTGTCAATCGGCAAATGATTAAAACGGACGCAGTGCTGCCCGCTTATTGCAACCCACCTAATCCCTGCCCTGTTGGTTACAATG AAGAACAGGGCTGCATAAAAACGTTTGAGAACACAGCAGTCTTCAGTCGTGAATACCAACTATCACAGCGATGCATGTGCGATGGTGAACATATGTTCAGCTGCCCCAACGAGCCATCAGACATGGATATCCATTTCCCTGACCATAAGAACCTCGTCGCGAAGAAATTCAGCAACGAAGTTAGTGTATCCTATTTAAttcaacaattaaaaacattcattCAATATCTGGGTGAATTAATGGAGGCCCGTCGTAAATACCCAGGTTGTCATTGCGCCTATTAA